A single Streptococcus thermophilus DNA region contains:
- a CDS encoding ABC transporter ATP-binding protein, with the protein MALLEVKNLTKNFGGLTAVGDVSMELNEGELVGLIGPNGAGKTTLFNLLTGVYEPSEGTVTLDSIVLNGKAPYKIASLGLSRTFQNIRLFKDMTVLENVLVGLSNKQPSNFFASLLRLPKYYSSEEELKDKAMKLLAIFNLDGEADTLAKNLAYGQQRHLEIVRALATEPKILFLDEPAAGMNPQETAELTAHIRQIQKDFGITIILIEHDMSLVMDVTERIYVLEYGRLIAEGTPDEIKNNKRVIEAYLGGEA; encoded by the coding sequence ATGGCACTTCTTGAAGTTAAAAATTTAACTAAAAACTTTGGTGGTTTGACTGCTGTTGGTGATGTTTCAATGGAACTCAATGAAGGTGAGTTGGTTGGACTAATAGGGCCAAACGGTGCTGGTAAAACAACCTTGTTCAACCTTTTGACTGGTGTCTATGAGCCAAGTGAAGGGACTGTAACGCTTGATAGTATAGTTCTCAACGGTAAAGCACCTTACAAGATTGCGTCACTCGGTTTGTCACGTACTTTCCAAAATATCCGCCTTTTCAAAGACATGACTGTACTTGAAAATGTTCTTGTTGGTTTATCAAATAAGCAACCTTCAAATTTCTTTGCATCTCTTTTGCGCTTACCTAAGTACTATTCAAGTGAGGAAGAGTTGAAAGACAAAGCTATGAAGCTCTTGGCTATCTTTAACTTGGATGGTGAGGCAGATACGCTTGCGAAAAACTTGGCTTATGGACAACAACGTCACTTGGAGATTGTTCGTGCGCTTGCAACGGAACCTAAAATTCTTTTCCTTGATGAACCAGCTGCTGGTATGAATCCACAAGAAACAGCTGAGTTGACTGCTCATATTCGTCAAATTCAAAAAGATTTCGGTATTACAATTATCTTGATTGAGCACGATATGAGTTTGGTCATGGATGTCACTGAGCGTATCTATGTTTTAGAATATGGACGCTTGATTGCAGAAGGAACCCCTGATGAAATTAAGAATAACAAGCGTGTTATTGAAGCTTACTTGGGAGGTGAAGCATAA